The following nucleotide sequence is from Deinococcus proteolyticus MRP.
CATCCTGCGTGGCAACCGCGACCACATCTATCACGCGATGAACGAAGACGGCTACGGTATGGTCAGCCTCTACCACACCTTGATTGAGCCGGTGCGCGGGGACTTTGCCGAGATGGTCGCACTCTCCAAGTCGGTCATCAACTTCCCGGTTCACCAGGACCTTGACCCCGTGCATATCCCCGACATGCTGGCCTCCTTCCAAAAGGCACTGCACGCCTCGAAAGAGCAAGCATGAAAATCCTGACGATGCAGGAGCGAACCGAGTGGCTGGCTGCCTGGGAGCGCACCGGGCGCGAGCCGTTCGCGCACCCCGCGTATGTCTCCCTGTTTGCCAAGGAGGGTGACCAGCCCATCGCGCTGCTGTGGGAAGAGGGAGGCACGGTGCTGCTGCCGCTGGTGCTGCGGCCCCTGCCTGCTGAGCTGGCCGGCGGAGCCGAGTGGCGCGACGCGGTGTCGCCCTACGGCTACGGCGGCCCGTTTGGAGAGACGGCAGACTGGGCTGGCTTTTACGCGGCCTTACTGGAATGGATGAACCGCGAGAAAGTGCTGACCGCCTTCCTGCGGGCCTCGCTGGAGCAGCGCCCACCTGAGCTGTCGCAGACGGGCTACGAAGCCTTGCACCTCAGTGACAACGTGGTGGTGGATGTGCGCCGTCCTGAAGAGGAGCAGTGGAAGCACTTTGAGCACAAGGTCCGCAAAAACGTGAACAAGGCCCGCCGCGCCGAGCTGCGGGTAGAGATTCAGCCGGATTTCCGCCATCTGGATGCCTTCCTTGACATCTACCACGGCACCATGCAGCGGCGGGACGCGGGCGAGTGGTACTACTTCGAGCGGCCCTTTTTTCAGACCTTCGAGGACGAAATGCCGGGCAGCTTCGTGCTGGCCGAGGTGTTTGACGAGGCAGGCCAGATGGTCTCCACCGAGCTGGTGCTGCAAAGTGACCGCTTCCTGTACTCGTTTCTGGGGGGTACCCGGCAGGAAGCGTTTGCCCACGCGCCCAACGACCTGCTGAAATTTGCCGTGATTGAATATGGGCGCGAGCAGGGCAAGGAAGGCTACGTGCTGGGCGGCGGCTACACTCCTGGTGACGGCATTTTCCGCTACAAGAAAGCCTTCGACTCAGACGGGGTGCAGCCTTTTTTTGGCGTGCGCCTGCTGGCTGATGCAGAGCAGTACGCGGCGCTCGCTATGGCCCGCGCTCAGGCGGTGGGGGAGTTGCAGCCGCAGTTTTTCCCCGCTTACCGTGCACCGGCAACCGCCGCAGAAGCGCAAGAGTCAGAAGTGCAAGAGACCGAGCAGTAACTCTGCTTTTACTCGTAGTAGCTTGGCCTAAGGGCCTTCGGGAGCAAATTCCACCCGGCGCAGATACAGGTTGCGGTCCTCCTTCTGCACCACGTAAGGATTGACCAGCCGCACTGTGAGCGGGCCAGCCCGGACTGGCAGGCTCAGGGTCTGGCGCTCGGTGCTGGGCTGCAGCTCGCGCAGAAGCTGACTGCCCTGTTCGAAGCGGACGGTGGGCCACTCGCCCCCCGCCTCCTTGCCCCAGACTTTCATGTCCAGGTTGCCGTCACCGCAGACATTGAAGACCAGTGGCGTGTCGTAGACCAGACTGGCGGTGGCCAGTTCCGCGTCCCAGATGTTCTGGCTCCCTGGCTCTACCGTGAGCGGCGCCGCGCAGCTTTGGCTCTCCAGCTCCAGCTGTTCTAAGACCACAATCCGGTACTCCGACAGGTAGTAGTCGTTCAGGTAGGCCAGTGTCAGCTCACCGGCTGCCGGAACCGTGACCTGCACGGTGCGGGTCTGGGCGAAAGCCTCGCTGGCTAGCTTCGTGCCGTTCAGGCTGATTTCCAGCCGGGGCGGTTCGTCGCCGGCCTGGTCGCCGTCCCCTTCGATGGTCAGGGTGCCGGGCCCACACACCTGCGCCCGCAGCCAGGAGGACCCCAGCAGATGAAAGCCGTCTTCCCGTAGGGTGGCGGTGCCCCCGTCGTCCGGGTAGCCCACTGTGAATGCCACAGGTTTACCTGCTGCGCATCCGCCAGGGGTCGCTGCTGGCTGCAGCTCCGGGGCCGGTGGCAGCCCCTGCCAGAGCAGTGTCCCCAGGCCGCCACAGACCAGCAGGGCGGGCAGGGCGCTGTACAGCACGCCTTGCCACGGGGCAGCGCGCTGAGGACTGGTGCCCTGAGAACTGGTGCCCTGGGAACTGGCGCTCATGTCCTGCGGCTTCACCGGGTCACCTCCCAGCTTTTCTCACCCAGCAGCGTGGCCTGGGTGCTGCCGGCGTCGGTGTACAGCCGCAAGGTCAGTGTCTGCCGGGCATCGGGGCGGATGCGGGCTGCAAAATTGATGAGGTCGGAGTGGCCGTCCTTGATGCGTACGGCCTGGCTGCTGACCGGCACGCAGGTGGTCTGGCAGCTGTTCAGCACGGCGCGGTAGGCACCGTCTGTCCCCTGAAACTGTGCTGTCATGGGGTAGGTTTCGCCGCTGGCGGTCCCCGGAGCGTCCAGAAACATCAGCCTGGGCGGGTCTGCCGTCAGGGGCGGGGCAGCCCGGGCTGACCAGAACGGCAGGGCCAGAAGGGCTGCTGTGCCCGCGCCCAGCAGGCCGACCGTCAGCGGCGCGGAGGCAGGCCGGGCCACTTCTCCAGGTACGCCCACTTCCAGGCCCAGCCGGTAGAGCGCGGCTCCAGCGGCCACCCAGAACAGCTCCCCGAAAAAGGGCGTGGGCACCAGCAGCGGGTTGTCGTTCACGTTGGCCACCAGCAGGCCCGTCACCACCGCCAGCAGCAGGGCCTGGCGGCTGTGCCAAGCGGCGTACAGCACCAGCCCCAGCAGGGTCATCAGCCCGGCGGTGCCCAGGGGGCCGGTTTCGGCAAGTTGCTGCAAGAAGCCGTTGTGGGCAATCAGCCACGGGCTGCCGATGCGGGCGGTCAGGTCGCTCATCCAACCGGGGCAGGGGGCGGCCACGCCGCTGGCATCGGGCCACAGCTGGCAGGGCTGAGGCAGCTGCAAAAAGCGGCCCAGGCCGTAGCTGCCCACGCCGCTGAGCGGATAGGCCCGCACCACCTCGGCCACCGTGCCCCAGACCAGGTCGCGGCCGCTGGACGCCGTGTCACTGAACCGCGCCAGGGCGCTGATGCCCAGCCGCTCGCCCAGCCAGACCCCAGCAGCTCCCAGTGTGCCCAGCAGCACCATGGCCGCCGCGCCCAGGCGGCTGCGCCCGCGCAGGGTGCCAGCTGCCGTGCCGACCAGGGCCGCCAGCAGCGCCCCCCGGCTGCCCGAAGCCAGGATAATCAGCGCGCCGCTCAGCCCGAGCAACGTGCGCCACAGCGGCGAAGCCAGCCAGCCGCTCAGCTGCTCTGTCCAGCTGTGCCCACCCCTCCCCCAGACCTGGGCATCCCTTTGCGGGCTGTGGGTGAACAGGGCCAGCCACACGCCCAGGGTGCCTGCCAGGCCCAGGGTGGTGGAGGTCATGTAGGGATGGGTCAGCCGGGTGATGTAGATGTCCTGCGGGTGACTGAGAGCGCCGGCAACGGCAGTCAGATAGACTACCATCAGCCCTATACCGAGCGGGGCCAGGGCCTGAGCGCCGCCCAGCCAGGCCCCCAGGCCGATCAGCCCGCCCAGCAGCCCCGTACGTAGGGCTGCCCCTCCCAGGGCCAGACCGGGATCCGGAGCCAGCAGGGCCGGCAAAAATTGGCTGAGAGCGTAGAACCCCAGCAACCACAGCGTGGCTCGGGGCAGCCGCCGCAGACCCGGCCAGCCTGCCAGGCCCAGCAGCCCCAGCCCCAGCACAGGGGGCAGCAGGGCCAGCCAGACAGCCAGGAGGGGAGAAACGGGCGGCGCGGAATCCGGCGCATGCGGAGGGGCGGCAGTCACGAGGTGCACTATAGCGGCCCCTCCTTCAGCTTCCTCTTCTCCGGCCGCTGCCCGCCCCGGCCAGCAGGCGCAGCAGCGAGCAGCTCTCCCGGAGCCTCGCCGGCGGCACGGGACCCAGATGCCAGACGAATCCAGATGCCAGGCAGACCCAAGCTGCCCTCGGACCCAATGATGAAGGTGCCGCCATGCTCCGTGCAGGGGCGGGCATTTAAGCGGCTGGTTAGAAAAAAGGCAGTATGCTGGGCTCCGTGATGAACAAGGTGAGCGCAAGCGAGGCGTCGCGGCAGGATGCCCCCCGGACCTGGCCCGGCTGGCCAGTCTTCCCTGAAGATGAGCGCCAGGCCGTGATGGACGTCTTGCAGTCTGGCCGGGTGAACTACTGGACCGGCACCGAAGCCCGCGAGTTCGAGCGCGAGTACGCCGACTATCTGGGCATCAAGCACACCATTGCCCTGCATAACGGTACCCTGGCGCTGGAGCTGGCACTGGAAGCGTTCGGCATCACCGAAGGCGAAGTGATTACCACCACCCGCACCTTCATCGCTTCGGCGAGTGCGGCGGTCATGCGTGGCTGCATGCCCGTGATTGCTGACGTAGACCCGGTGACGCAGAACATCACAGCCGAAACCATCCGCCCGCTGATTACCGAGCGCACCCGCGCCATCATCGCCGTGCATCTGGCCGGCTGGCCGTGTGATATGGACCCCATCATGGAGCTGGCCCGCGAACATAACCTCATCGTGATTGAGGACTGTGCTCAGGCCCACGGAGCGTTTTATAAGGGGCGTCCAGTGGGCAGCATCGGTCACGCGGGGGCCTTTTCCTTCTGCCAGGACAAGATCATGACCACTGGCGGCGAAGGTGGCCTGCTGGCCTTCAACGACAAATTGGTGGATGAGGATGTCTGGAAGCGGGCCTGGGCCTACAAGGACCACGGCAAGAGCTTCGACGCCGTGTATCACCGCGACCATCCGCCCGGCTTCCGCTGGCTGCACGAGTCGTTCGGCACCAACTGGCGCATGTTGGAGATGCAGGCCGCTATCGGCCGCTTGCAGCTGCAAAAGCTGCCCGGCTGGATTGAGCAGCGCCGCGCCAACGCTGCCGTGCTGAACCGCCGCCTGGGCGAGTACGCCAGCGTGCGCCTGACGCTGCCGCCCGAGGACATCTACCACTCGTACTACAAGTACTATGTGTTCGTGCGCTCCGAGAAGCTCAAAGAAGGCTGGAGCCGTGACCGCATCATGAACGAGATCGCCGCTCAAGGCGTGCCGGCCTTCAGCGGGTCCTGCTCCGAGATTTACCTGGAAAAAGCCTTCAGCGACGCCGGCTATGGCCCGCAAGAACGTCTGCCGGTTGCCAAAGAGTTGGGCGAAACCTCGCTGATGTTCCTGGTGCATCCTACCCTCAGCGAGGCCGATGTGGAGGGGATGGCGGATGTCGTCTGCGCCGTTCTGGAGGAGGCCACCCTTTAAAGGGGCCGTGTGATGTCCCAGCCCACTTCTTCACCGGCACCGTCCCAACCCCTGGACCCGAATCAGGGGCCGAATGCAGCAGTCCGTTCGCACCAGATACAGAAATTCGCCATTGACCTGGGGCTGTGGACCTTGGCGGCGGCGCTGGCTTACCTGTACCGCAAGCCCAGCGCCCTGACCGGCGGCCTGGGGGCCACGGCGCTGAGCGCGGGCGTGCTGGCCTATTTCCTGCTGAGTGCCCTGATTATGGCGGCACTGAGCAGCTACTACGGGCTGTACCGCCAGACCTGGCGGCGCATCGGCGTGCCGGACCTGTTGCTGCTGCTGCGGGCAGTGCTGCTGGCCACGGTGCTGGGCCTGGCAGCTGCGTTTTTGCTGCACGGCATTCTGGACCTGCCGCGCAGTGTCCCGCTGCTGACCGGCGGTCTGGGGCTGCTGCTGCTGGGCGGGGTGCGCCTGCTGGCGCGGGTCCTGCACGAGCGGGTGCCGCTTGAGCAGCGCACCGACCAGCGGCGGGTCCTGATTGTGGGCGCTGGAGAAGCCGGTACCCTGATTGTCCGCGAGATGCTGCGGCATCCCAAATCGAAGCTGCACCCGGTGGGCTTCGTAGATGACGCACCCGACAAGCGCGGCACTCGGCTGGTGGGCCTGCCGGTGTTCGGGCCTGTGTCCACCCTGCCGGATGTGGTCCGCCGTGAAGGGGTAGAAGAAGTGCTGATTGCGGTGCCCTCGGCGGCGGGCACCTTTGTCCGCCGGGTGGTGGACCTCGCCAAGGATACCGGGGTGAGCTACCGGATTATTCCGGGGGTGTTCGAGATTCTGTCGGGCAACGTGACGCTGGGCCAGATTCGCGATGTGAACCTGGAAGACCTGCTGCGGCGGCCGGCAGTGCAGCTGAACACCGCCGAGATTGCCGGCTACCTGCGCGGCCGCACCGTACTGGTCACGGGCGCGGGAGGCAGCATCGGCTCGGAAATCGTGCGGCAGATTCTGCCGTTCGGACCGGCCAGGGTCATTCTGCTGGGACGCGGCGAGGGCAGCATTTTTGCCATTCAGCAGGAGCTGCGCCGCCTGGCCCCGGAACTGCCGCAGCTGGCCCTGATTGGGGACGTGCGGGACGCTGAGCGGGTGGAGCAGGTGTTCCGCGAAACCCGGCCGCAGGTGGTTTTTCATGCGGCGGCCCACAAGCATGTTCCGCTGATGGAAGCGGCCCCTTCCGAAGCGATTCTCAACAATGTCATCGGCACCCGCAACGTGGTGGACATGAGCCTCAAATACGGCGTGGAGCGGCTGGTCAACATCTCCACCGACAAGGCCGTCAACCCCACCAGCGTGATGGGCGCCAGCAAGCGCATGGCCGAGAAGACCGTCTCGGCCGGAGCGGCGCGGGCGGCAGCGGGGCAAGCCTTCGTGTCGGTGCGCTTCGGCAATGTGCTGGGCAGCCGGGGCAGTGTGGTGCCCACCTTCATGCGTCAGATTCGCCAGGGTGGCCCGGTGACGGTGACCCACCCGGAGATGACGCGCTACTTCATGACCATTCCCGAAGCGGCGCGGCTGGTGCTGCAGGCCGGTGGCCTGGCCGAGAACGGCAAAGTGTACGTGCTGAATATGGGCGAGCCGGTCAACATTTCCGACCTGGCCCGTGACGTGATTCGGCTGAGTGGGGCGCAGGATATCGAGGTGGTCTACAGCGGCGTGCGCCCCGGCGAGAAGCTGTATGAGGAACTGCTGACCTCCTCGGAAGGCACCGACGCCACCACCCACTCGGAGATTTTCAGCGCCCGGCTGGAGCGGGTGGACCCGGAGACACTGGACCGCGACATTGCCGGCCTGGAAGCGGCTGCCCGTGCCGGCGACTCCCAGCACATCCGGGCCGAGCTGAACCGGATTATTCCTGAGAACAAGTTCGGGTCGCTGGGGTAGCCCCGCCCCGGGAGAAAGCGCGGCCTTTCAAAAAAGCCGTAACGTCCGCTTCATCTGCTGCCCCGGCGGCCACGGCACACTGCCTGGATGCAGCCGGTGGCCGTCGTGTGGTTCAAGAAAGACCTGCGGGTGTCCGACCACGCGGCCCTCAGCCGGGCAGCGGAGCGGGGGCCGGTGCTGCCGCTGTACATTTACGAGCCGGAGCAGCTGGGCCATGAGGAATTCGCCGGGCATCACCTCACCTACCTGAACGAGTGCCTGCACGACTTGTCTGCCCGCTTGGCGCGGCTGGGTGCGCCGCTGGTCATCCGGTACGGCGAGGCGGTGGAGGTGCTGGAGGCACTCAGCCGCGAAGTGACGGTAGGCAGCCTCTGGGCGCACCAGGAAACCGGCAATGGGGTCAGCTTCGCCCGCGACCTGCGGGTCCATGCCTGGGCGCGGGCGCGGGGCATTCCTTTTTACGAGCCGCCGCAGCAGGGCGTGATTCGGCGGATGGTAAACCGCGACGGCTGGGCCGATGCCTGGGAAGAGCGGATGAGCGCCCCGCCCCTGCCGGTGCCGGCGCTGCGGGGCGTGGCAGGCACGCCGGCCAGCCTGGGCGTGCTGGACCACGCCGCGCTGAGGGTGCCGCTTGGCCGCCGGGTGATTCCGCAGGGGGGCGAAGCAGCCGCGCACGACATTCTGGAGTCGTTCCTGCAGCGCCGGGGCCGTGACTATATGTGGGCCATGAGCAGTCCCCTGACGGCCGAAGATGCCTGTTCGCGGCTGAGCGCTCCGCTGGCCTTCGGAACCGTGTCGGCGCGGACCGTGCTGTTGGCGACCCGGCAGGCGCTGGCCCGCGCCGTGGCCGAGCAGGACGCCCAGTGGGAGCGCTCGCTGCGGTCCTTCGAGAGCCGGCTGCACTGGCGCGACCACTTTATTCAGCGGCTGGAATCCGAGCCGCGTATGGAGTTCGAGAACCTCAACCGCGCCTACGACGGCCTGCGCGAGCCGCACTGGAACGAGGAATACTTCCAGCGCTGGCAAGAAGGGCAGACCGGCTATCCGCTGATTGACGCCACCATGCGGATGCTCAGGGCCACCGGCTGGCTGAACTTCCGGATGCGGGCCATGCTGGTGTCTTTTGCCGCGCAGCACCTGTGGCTGCACTGGCGGCGGCCGGGGCTGTTTCTGGCGCGGCAGTGGCTGGACAATGAACCGGGCATCCACTGGTCACAGATGCAGATGCAGAGCGGCACGGTGGGTATCAACCGCAGCCGCATCTACTCGCCCACCCGGCAAGCCCGCGAGCAGGACCCGGACGGTGAATTTATCCGCCGCTGGGTGCCGGAACTTGCCGGTGTGCCGGCCCCCCACATCTGGCGGCCCTGGGAACTGCCGCCGCTGGCCGCCCGGGGCCTGGGCCTGCGGCTGGGGCGCGATTACCCTTACCCTGTGGTGGACGAGCATGCCCCGGCCCGTGAAGCCCACCGCCGCCTGCAGGCCGTACGGGATACGCCGCTATTCGCTGCCGAAGCGCGGCGGGTGTACGCTCTGCACGGCAGCCGCAAAAAGGCCGTCATCCGCGCCGAACGTGAGAAAAAGGGTCTCCCGCCCCGGCCAGAGCGCCCGTCCGCCCGCCGTTCCCCGCTCCCCAGGAGGCACCCCATGTCCGACCAACCCAACCTGTTCGATACCGCCGACACGCAGCCCCCCGTGCAGCTTCCCCACGACTGGGGCGCAGTGCTGCACGACGAAATCAGCCGCCCCAGCTTTCGCCGCCTGTTGGAGTTCGTGGAGGAGCAGCGCCGCACGGCCACGGTCTATCCGCCGCCAGAGGACGTGTTTACCGCCCTGCGGCTGACCTCCTATCAGGACGCCAAAGTGCTGATTCTGGGTCAGGACCCCTACCACGGCGCGGGGCAGGCGCACGGCCTGGCCTTCAGCGTGCGCCGGGGAGTGCGGGTGCCGCCCAGCCTGCGGAACATCTATCAGGAGCTGAAAGAAGATGTGGGTGTGACGCCGCCCCGGCACGGCAATCTGGAAGCCTGGGCCGAGCGCGGCGTCCTGCTGCTGAACGCTGTGCTGACCGTGCGTGAGGGCGAGCCGAACAGCCACGCGGGCCAGGGCTGGGAAGACTTCACCGACGCCGTGATTCGTGCCCTGAACGCCAAGGAGCAGCGGGTGGTGTTCGTGCTGTGGGGGGCCTATGCCCGCAAGAAGAAGAAGCTGGTGACGGCCCCGCAGCACGTGGTCATTGAGAGTGGACACCCCAGCCCCCTCAGCGTGCGGCACTTCGCCGGCACGCGGCCGTTCAGCGCCGTGAACCGGGCGCTGCAGGAGGCCGGCGAGGAGGCGGTGGATTGGTCGCTGCCGCAGTAGCGCTGGGCCTCGGGCAGGCTGCACTTTCGCAGAACATTTGCCTGCTCCTGAACAAACCGTATGGAAGGAGAGGGGCCCCGGAGCTGGGCCTTTACACTGTGACCAGAACATGACCCTCTACGAAGAGTTGCTGCAAAACACGAAATATTCCGAAGTCTCGGAGGAGGCGGTGGTGAGCCTGATGCGCACCTACGCGGTCGTGATGGCCGACTTTGACCAGTTCGTGCGCCAGTTCGGAATTACACCAGCGCAGTACAACATTCTGCGGATTCTAAGTGGAGCGGAGCGGGCCGGCGAGCAGCTGGGCCGCAACGAGATTCGCCGCCGGCTGATTGACCGGGTGTCGCCCGACGTCTCACGGATGCTGACCCGCCTGGAGAAGGCAGGGCTGGTCAGCCGCGACCGCAGGCGCCGTGAAGGCGAGGACCAGCGGCTGGTGCCCGTGCAGATTACGGCGCAGGGCCTGGAATTGCTGGCCCGGGTAGAAGGCCCGCTGGCCGAGCGAAACATGCACAGCATGGCGGCGCTGACCACAGCGGAACAGCTGCAGCTGATCGGCCTGCTGGAGCGCATCCGCAAAGGGATTCGCGCCTTGCCACAGACCCGGGGCGGTGTCCCGACCACCGACATTGCCGGAGACACGGCCGATGGCGCGCCGGAATAATGCCGCCGGCTGGCCGCCCCCGGCAGGCACCGGCCCAGAGGTCTGCGGGCTATGTGGGCGGGCCGTGCCCAGCCTGACCGAGCACCATCTGGTGCCCCGCTCGCAGGGGCGGCGGCGCGGCCTGAAAGAGGCCGACCTGCCCACGGTGATGCTGTGCCCCGCCTGCCACAAGTATTTGCACGCCACCTTTTCCAACCATGAGCTGGAAACCGAGTATTCCTCGCTGCCAGCCCTGCTAGGGCATGAGGGTGTGCAGAAATTCGTGGCCTGGATTCGCAAGCAGCCCGCTACCAAAGCGGTGCGCGTGCGCTGATGCAGCTTGCACTTTACCCAGGCACCGCCACCCCATGCTCCAGCGGCCCGTGCCCACCGCCCAACCCCGGAGCCGCCGCAAGAGCGCGGGCCACATACGCCTGAGCCTGCGCGACAGCCTGCGGCATCTCTAGCCCCAGAGCCAGGCCAGCGGCAATCGCAC
It contains:
- a CDS encoding GNAT family N-acetyltransferase, whose translation is MKILTMQERTEWLAAWERTGREPFAHPAYVSLFAKEGDQPIALLWEEGGTVLLPLVLRPLPAELAGGAEWRDAVSPYGYGGPFGETADWAGFYAALLEWMNREKVLTAFLRASLEQRPPELSQTGYEALHLSDNVVVDVRRPEEEQWKHFEHKVRKNVNKARRAELRVEIQPDFRHLDAFLDIYHGTMQRRDAGEWYYFERPFFQTFEDEMPGSFVLAEVFDEAGQMVSTELVLQSDRFLYSFLGGTRQEAFAHAPNDLLKFAVIEYGREQGKEGYVLGGGYTPGDGIFRYKKAFDSDGVQPFFGVRLLADAEQYAALAMARAQAVGELQPQFFPAYRAPATAAEAQESEVQETEQ
- a CDS encoding O-antigen ligase family protein, which translates into the protein MTAAPPHAPDSAPPVSPLLAVWLALLPPVLGLGLLGLAGWPGLRRLPRATLWLLGFYALSQFLPALLAPDPGLALGGAALRTGLLGGLIGLGAWLGGAQALAPLGIGLMVVYLTAVAGALSHPQDIYITRLTHPYMTSTTLGLAGTLGVWLALFTHSPQRDAQVWGRGGHSWTEQLSGWLASPLWRTLLGLSGALIILASGSRGALLAALVGTAAGTLRGRSRLGAAAMVLLGTLGAAGVWLGERLGISALARFSDTASSGRDLVWGTVAEVVRAYPLSGVGSYGLGRFLQLPQPCQLWPDASGVAAPCPGWMSDLTARIGSPWLIAHNGFLQQLAETGPLGTAGLMTLLGLVLYAAWHSRQALLLAVVTGLLVANVNDNPLLVPTPFFGELFWVAAGAALYRLGLEVGVPGEVARPASAPLTVGLLGAGTAALLALPFWSARAAPPLTADPPRLMFLDAPGTASGETYPMTAQFQGTDGAYRAVLNSCQTTCVPVSSQAVRIKDGHSDLINFAARIRPDARQTLTLRLYTDAGSTQATLLGEKSWEVTR
- a CDS encoding DegT/DnrJ/EryC1/StrS family aminotransferase; translation: MNKVSASEASRQDAPRTWPGWPVFPEDERQAVMDVLQSGRVNYWTGTEAREFEREYADYLGIKHTIALHNGTLALELALEAFGITEGEVITTTRTFIASASAAVMRGCMPVIADVDPVTQNITAETIRPLITERTRAIIAVHLAGWPCDMDPIMELAREHNLIVIEDCAQAHGAFYKGRPVGSIGHAGAFSFCQDKIMTTGGEGGLLAFNDKLVDEDVWKRAWAYKDHGKSFDAVYHRDHPPGFRWLHESFGTNWRMLEMQAAIGRLQLQKLPGWIEQRRANAAVLNRRLGEYASVRLTLPPEDIYHSYYKYYVFVRSEKLKEGWSRDRIMNEIAAQGVPAFSGSCSEIYLEKAFSDAGYGPQERLPVAKELGETSLMFLVHPTLSEADVEGMADVVCAVLEEATL
- a CDS encoding polysaccharide biosynthesis protein, with the protein product MSQPTSSPAPSQPLDPNQGPNAAVRSHQIQKFAIDLGLWTLAAALAYLYRKPSALTGGLGATALSAGVLAYFLLSALIMAALSSYYGLYRQTWRRIGVPDLLLLLRAVLLATVLGLAAAFLLHGILDLPRSVPLLTGGLGLLLLGGVRLLARVLHERVPLEQRTDQRRVLIVGAGEAGTLIVREMLRHPKSKLHPVGFVDDAPDKRGTRLVGLPVFGPVSTLPDVVRREGVEEVLIAVPSAAGTFVRRVVDLAKDTGVSYRIIPGVFEILSGNVTLGQIRDVNLEDLLRRPAVQLNTAEIAGYLRGRTVLVTGAGGSIGSEIVRQILPFGPARVILLGRGEGSIFAIQQELRRLAPELPQLALIGDVRDAERVEQVFRETRPQVVFHAAAHKHVPLMEAAPSEAILNNVIGTRNVVDMSLKYGVERLVNISTDKAVNPTSVMGASKRMAEKTVSAGAARAAAGQAFVSVRFGNVLGSRGSVVPTFMRQIRQGGPVTVTHPEMTRYFMTIPEAARLVLQAGGLAENGKVYVLNMGEPVNISDLARDVIRLSGAQDIEVVYSGVRPGEKLYEELLTSSEGTDATTHSEIFSARLERVDPETLDRDIAGLEAAARAGDSQHIRAELNRIIPENKFGSLG
- a CDS encoding uracil-DNA glycosylase, with product MQPVAVVWFKKDLRVSDHAALSRAAERGPVLPLYIYEPEQLGHEEFAGHHLTYLNECLHDLSARLARLGAPLVIRYGEAVEVLEALSREVTVGSLWAHQETGNGVSFARDLRVHAWARARGIPFYEPPQQGVIRRMVNRDGWADAWEERMSAPPLPVPALRGVAGTPASLGVLDHAALRVPLGRRVIPQGGEAAAHDILESFLQRRGRDYMWAMSSPLTAEDACSRLSAPLAFGTVSARTVLLATRQALARAVAEQDAQWERSLRSFESRLHWRDHFIQRLESEPRMEFENLNRAYDGLREPHWNEEYFQRWQEGQTGYPLIDATMRMLRATGWLNFRMRAMLVSFAAQHLWLHWRRPGLFLARQWLDNEPGIHWSQMQMQSGTVGINRSRIYSPTRQAREQDPDGEFIRRWVPELAGVPAPHIWRPWELPPLAARGLGLRLGRDYPYPVVDEHAPAREAHRRLQAVRDTPLFAAEARRVYALHGSRKKAVIRAEREKKGLPPRPERPSARRSPLPRRHPMSDQPNLFDTADTQPPVQLPHDWGAVLHDEISRPSFRRLLEFVEEQRRTATVYPPPEDVFTALRLTSYQDAKVLILGQDPYHGAGQAHGLAFSVRRGVRVPPSLRNIYQELKEDVGVTPPRHGNLEAWAERGVLLLNAVLTVREGEPNSHAGQGWEDFTDAVIRALNAKEQRVVFVLWGAYARKKKKLVTAPQHVVIESGHPSPLSVRHFAGTRPFSAVNRALQEAGEEAVDWSLPQ
- a CDS encoding MarR family winged helix-turn-helix transcriptional regulator: MTLYEELLQNTKYSEVSEEAVVSLMRTYAVVMADFDQFVRQFGITPAQYNILRILSGAERAGEQLGRNEIRRRLIDRVSPDVSRMLTRLEKAGLVSRDRRRREGEDQRLVPVQITAQGLELLARVEGPLAERNMHSMAALTTAEQLQLIGLLERIRKGIRALPQTRGGVPTTDIAGDTADGAPE
- a CDS encoding HNH endonuclease, with translation MARRNNAAGWPPPAGTGPEVCGLCGRAVPSLTEHHLVPRSQGRRRGLKEADLPTVMLCPACHKYLHATFSNHELETEYSSLPALLGHEGVQKFVAWIRKQPATKAVRVR